CAGTTTGTATATTCCTGAAAATAGTTTTAACCCCAGCAAATTTTTTGATGATGATTGTGATGCTTGTGGCTGTGCTGCAGGAAATGGATCATCAGGATTTGAGTCTTTGCTTAATCCTCAATTTATAGGAATAAAATATTTTGCACAGCATTATAAAGCCAAAGAAAACCTTTTTGTGAATGATCTCACCCAGGATCAGTACTTCAATACCATCCAGTTATGGGGAAAAGTTCCCATTACGAAAAAGCTGAGTGTTTACGGGAGTCTCCCTTTTCAGTTTCATGAAAAAAAAACAATGCAGGGAGACATCAGAATTAATGGAATGGGGGATCTGAATGTAATGGGTATTTATCAGCTGATCAATTCTAAAGATGCATCTCACCAATTAAATGGAGGATTAGGAATAAAAGTTCCGTTAGGAAGATTTGATGAAAAAGGAATTACGGGAGTGAATCCGAGTTTCCAATTGGGAACAGGAAGCTGGGATTATCAGATGGTTGTGAACTATAAATACCAAAAGAACAAAGTTGCAGTAATTGTTAATACGGATTATACTGTTAAAGGTGAAAATAAGAAGTATTATCAGTTTGGAAACCAATGGAACTATGCAGCTACCGGATTTTATCAGCTTCATGCGGACAAAAAAATGATCTTTTCCGGGAAAGCCGGATTACAGGGAGAAGTATATGATAGGAATAAGCAATTTGATGAAGCCTTACCGGATACTGCCGGAAGTGCTTTATATGGAAAATTAGGTTTTGAACTTTCTTATAGCAAATGGAGCCTGGGTAGTGAACTGATGCTTCCGGCCTATTCAAATCTGGCCGGTGGAAACATTGAAGCTAAATCCAGATTCAGTGTGTTTATTAACTTTGGGATATAAAAATCAAATGAACATTCCGTTACTCATGTAATGGAATGTTTGTTTTTATTCTGTTGAAAATCATTTTATTAGGTATAATATTGTTTCTAAGAAGAATTTTCTATCTTTGCCGGAATCTGGTGAGCTGTAAAAGGCTTTTAAAAGGGAATCCGGTGTAAATCCGGAACAGACCCGCTGCTGTAAACTCTAAACCAAAATTTTTGATGTATATATCCACTGTTTTTAATGGGAAGGATTTCAAAAATGGAGTAAGTCAGAAGACCTGCCAGAAGATTAAAGTTTGATGCTTTCGTGGAATAAAGCTAAGGACAACAATGCTTCTGTGCAGCTATGGCTGTACTATGTTATTGCTGCTTTCTTATATCCATTAGTGTCAAGATTATTTTCAATGAGCTAATGGAACCGAAATTTACTTTTACAACTAAAAAAATAATTATCACAATCCTTGTGCTAATTAACCAGCTTTATTTTTCTCAGTCAAGAGATAGTATAAAGGAAAAAGGGATCCTTCCGGTTACCATTTATAAAAAAGATTTTAAAGAAATTCTTCCCGCTCAAACTCTTTCAGGAGAACAGCTGGAAAGGTTGAACAGCCAGTCCGTAGCCGATGCATTACGCTATTTTTCGGGAGTACAGATCAAGGATTACGGTGGAATTGGCGGATTGAAAACGGTTAATATCCGAAGCATGGGTAGCCAGCATGTCGGTGTTTTCTATGATGGGATTCAATTGGGAAACGCACAAAACGGGGTTATCGATCTGGGAAAGTTTTCGCTGGATGATATCGGAGAAATTTCATTATACAACGGACAGAAAAGTGAGATCTTTCAGCCTGCAAAAGATTTTGGATCTTCCGGCTCAATTTATCTCCAACCCAAGACTCCTTATTTCTCCGGAAATAAAAAAACGAATCTTGTACTTAGAATAAAAAACAGCTCAATCGATCTTTTCAACCCGTCATTTCGATTGGAGCAAAAGCTTTCAGATAAAATTTCCGCAAGTTTCAGCTCCGAATTTATACAGAGTGACGGACAATATAAATACAAATACCAGAAAAAACGCCCCGATGGTACTATAGCCAATGATACAATTGCAACAAGATATGATTCTTATATTACTGCCAAAAGATTTGAGACCAGCCTGCAGGGAAATCTGAATAATGGAGACTGGAATGTCCGGGGCTACGGATATATTTCAGATCGTGGGATTCCCTCAGCAATTGTGAATAATGGTTTTGATCCGAAAGGACAAAAATTACTTGATAGAAATTATTTTGTTCAGGCTCACCTAAGGAAAAAAATATTTCCAAAATTTGAGACTCAGCTCAAAGCTAAATTTGCCTACGACTATACCCGGTATATGGATACGGTAAATGTAGCTGAAACGGCTTTAAAAACAGATAATACATATATCCAGAGAGAATTATATTTATCATCTTCCAATATCTACTCAATTACACCAAACTGGGATGTTAGTGCTAATGTTGATTTCCAGTATAATAATCTGGATTCCGATCTTAAGCTTTTCTCATTTCCCACACGTTATACCTCATTGGTTGCTTTTGCAACCACTTACCAATGGAACCGGTTTAAATTTCTTGGAAGTGTTTTAGGCACTTTTATTCGGGAGAATGTTGAACGTAATTCAAAGTCGCCGGATAAGAGTGAATGGACACCCTCTGTATTTTTGAGTTACCAGCCACTGGCCTTTAAGAATTTAACAGTGAGAGCATTTTATAAAAGGATTTTTAGAATGCCGACTTTCAATGACCTGTACTATACTATGATCGGGAATGTTTTTCTTAAACCTGAATTTACCAATCAATATGACATAGGTTTTACTTATCAGAAGACTTACGACCATCAGGTTCTGAAAAGTATTTACTTCAAGGCAGACGGGTATTATAACAAAGTGGAAAATAAGATCATTGCAGTACCCACAACCAATCTTTTCAGATGGATGATGACGAATCTTGGAGATGTTCAGATCATAGGATCAGATGTGAATATACAGGCTGAGCTGGACCTTGGGAAAGTAATATTGAAGCCATTGTTGAGCTATACCTACCAAAGTGCACGCGATTTTACTGAAAAAGGAGAGTCATATTATGGAGATCAGATTCCTTATGTGCCATGGCATTCAGGAACTTTTACTTTGATGGCTGATTATAAGGAGTGGAGCTTTAATTATAGCTTTATGTATACGGGGAAACGTTATGATGCACAACAAAACAATATTGAATATAATCTCATCAGACCCTGGTATACGCACGATTTATCGATTCAGAAAAAGTTTAACTGGTATTCTCACCAGTTCAAGGTAAGCTTTGAGGTCAATAATACTTTGAATCAGCACTATGATGTGGTAAGGAACTATCCAATGCCAGGAAGAAATTTTAAACTTATTGTAAGCTATACATTATGAAAAAAATAAGCTATTACGTGTTCTTATTCATTGCGTTTTCATTACTGTCATGCAGAACAGATGAATACACTCCGAAAGAAGAAGTTGAGACGGGTCTTACACAACCGGAAAATACTGCAATCAAAGGTTTTTATGTTTTGAATGAAGGAAATATGGGGAGCAATAAATGCACACTTGATTTTTTTGATTATACAACAGGAAACTACAGAAGGAATATTTATGCAGAAATTAATCCCAATGTTGTCAAAGAATTAGGCGATGTGGGAAATGATATTCAGATTTACGGAGGTAAATTGTATGTTGTGGTGAATGTATCCAATAAAATCGAGGTGCTGGATGCAAAAACAGCAAAGCGAATCAAAACAATCCAGTTACAAAACTGCAGGTACATTAAATTCAAAGATGGAAAAGCCTATGCCAGCAGTTACGCTGGGCCGGTTGATATTAATCCTAATTCTCCTAAAGGAAAAGTTGTAGAGATTGATACGACTTCCCTGGCCATTCAAAGACAAGTTACCGTAGGATATCAGCCTGAAGAAATTGAGATTGTGGGAAACCAGCTTTTTGTAGCTAATTCAGGAGGGTATATGGTTCCAAATTATGATAAAACTGTTTCTGTGATCGATCTCAATACATTTACAGAAAGTAAAAAAATAAATGTTGCAATCAACCTTCACCGCCTTAAAAAGGATAATTACGGGGATTTGTATGTAAGCTCAAGAGGAGATTATTACAATGTACCGTCAAGTTTATTCCTCGTTGATGCAGCAACTGGAACTGTGAAAAAAGATTTTCATCTCGCAGTGAGTGAAATGACCATTGTGAATGATAAGCTTTATTACTATGGAAATGAATTCAATTATAATACCCATTCTTACACTAAAACTTTTGGAATTATTGATGTAAATACCGAACAGGTGATTTCTGATAAAATTATCGATCAGGAATATGCAGATGCAATCAAGGCTCCTTATGGAATTGCTGTAAATCCCATTACTGAGGATATTTATATTACCGATGCGAGGAATTATGTATCCACGGGATTTGTCTATTGCTTTAATAAAAGTGGTCATTTTAAATGGAAAACGGAAGGAGGGAATATTCCGGCTCACTTTACCTTTTTATATAAATAACTGAATCTTAGATATGGACAGAAAAATTTTAAAAATAATACCTGCTGTACTGGTTATATTTCTTTTAACCGGAATGTCAGGATGTAAAAGTGACAGAGATGAAGAGTCTTCATTTAAGGGATTGGAAGAGTCTTACACGATCAATCGTTTTAAGGTACTGAATATTCCCGCAAATGTTCCTGGTAAACTGACCTGGAGTATTAAAGATTCCATTATTTCTGAAGGATCCGAACTCGATTTTATCAGCCCTTACGCGAAAACATATCCACTGACACTGAAAATAGAACAAAATGGAAATGTGAAAACATATCAATCTACCATTATTGTAAATAAGGAGACAGATTCCTACAGTAAATATATTGCCAGTGTACTGGATTTCCGCCCTGCAATAGGACAGTTTACCAATGAAATTCCTGAATATCTTGCTGGAAATACAGCCAATACTATGTTGCAAAAAGCCAGGGAATCTTTAATCGGCTCAAATTCCACAATGATCAGTTTAGGAGGATTCGGGGGCTATGTTGTTTTTGGGTTTGATCATACGATTCCAAATATGAACGGCCGGGATTTTAAGATTCTTGGAAATGCTTTCTGGGGAAATAATGCTAACGATCCACGTTCGGGTTCTTGTGAGCCGGGAATTATTATGGTGGCTTATGACAGAAATAAAAACGGGAAACCTGATGATAATGAGTGGTACGAAATTGCTGGAAGTGAATATTTTAAAAATACAACCGTAAAGAATTACAGCATCACTTATTTCAAACCCAATGAAACTAAACTTCCTGTTCCCGGAAGTGAGCCATGGCAAACTGATATCGAATATATTAAATGGCAGGATAATCAGGGAAATACCGGATTTAAAACCAAGAACGGGTTCCATGATCACAGCTACTTCCCTTTATGGATTTCTGATGCTTCTTACAGCTTGTCAGGAACTAGATTACAAAACAATTTTTACGATCAGAGTGGAAATGGGTCTTATTGGATTGGTAAATCATATGACTTTGGATACGCGGATAACGCTCCGAATAATGATGAGGCATCCAATATTGATATTTCCTGGGCTGTAGATAAGAGCGGGAAATATGTAAAGCTTCCGGGGATCGATTTTGTAAAAGTGCACACGGGAATCAATCAGGAAGCAGGCTGGCTGGGAGAAGTGTCTACGGAAGTAGCAGGAGCATACGATTTATACATAAAATAAAATTCAACAATAAATTTATTTAAAAATGAAAAAGATCTATCTTTTAACTTTACTGTTATTCTTTGCATTTTTCACGAATGCACAGGTCACAGTTCAGGGCGTGCCCCGAAATGACATCAAACAAAATTCAGTACATAAAAATGGGCTGAAAACAATAACTACCGTAACCAGTTTTTCTGATATTCAGTACTGGGTGGGGACGGGTTCTAAAAAGGCGGCTTTTGTTGTCCAATGGAATGATGGAAAAAATCCTGATGCTTTAGTTTGGGGATTTAAGTGGGATGGAAATGCTACAGGAGAGGATATGCTAAAGGCCATTGCTAAAGCGGACCACCGTTTTTATTCTTTGCTGTATCAGGGAACTACTTTCGGAACAGCGATCGGAGGACTTGGTTTTGATCTGAACGGACAAGGGACCAATGGATTATACAAGAATAACAATGTAACATATCCATTGTATCCTTTAAATGGTATCATCAATACGACAGCATATGATTTCGATGATTATACAGCGATAGATGCGGCTAATGATCACTGGAAGTCTGGCTGGACTACCGGATACTGGTCTTATTGGGTGAAGAATCCTACAGATACCGATTTTGGATATTCTAGTTTAGGTGCCAGCAGCCGTACTTTAGAAAACGGAGCATGGGATCTTTGGAATTTTTATCCGGGAATGGTTGATCAGCCGATTTCTACAACATTAACACCAGTATCGGCTTATGCTTCACCGGCAACGTTTAC
The sequence above is drawn from the Chryseobacterium daecheongense genome and encodes:
- a CDS encoding transporter codes for the protein MKNIFLIGLGLFLCQIAYAEPIRDSLYIPENSFNPSKFFDDDCDACGCAAGNGSSGFESLLNPQFIGIKYFAQHYKAKENLFVNDLTQDQYFNTIQLWGKVPITKKLSVYGSLPFQFHEKKTMQGDIRINGMGDLNVMGIYQLINSKDASHQLNGGLGIKVPLGRFDEKGITGVNPSFQLGTGSWDYQMVVNYKYQKNKVAVIVNTDYTVKGENKKYYQFGNQWNYAATGFYQLHADKKMIFSGKAGLQGEVYDRNKQFDEALPDTAGSALYGKLGFELSYSKWSLGSELMLPAYSNLAGGNIEAKSRFSVFINFGI
- a CDS encoding TonB-dependent receptor is translated as MEPKFTFTTKKIIITILVLINQLYFSQSRDSIKEKGILPVTIYKKDFKEILPAQTLSGEQLERLNSQSVADALRYFSGVQIKDYGGIGGLKTVNIRSMGSQHVGVFYDGIQLGNAQNGVIDLGKFSLDDIGEISLYNGQKSEIFQPAKDFGSSGSIYLQPKTPYFSGNKKTNLVLRIKNSSIDLFNPSFRLEQKLSDKISASFSSEFIQSDGQYKYKYQKKRPDGTIANDTIATRYDSYITAKRFETSLQGNLNNGDWNVRGYGYISDRGIPSAIVNNGFDPKGQKLLDRNYFVQAHLRKKIFPKFETQLKAKFAYDYTRYMDTVNVAETALKTDNTYIQRELYLSSSNIYSITPNWDVSANVDFQYNNLDSDLKLFSFPTRYTSLVAFATTYQWNRFKFLGSVLGTFIRENVERNSKSPDKSEWTPSVFLSYQPLAFKNLTVRAFYKRIFRMPTFNDLYYTMIGNVFLKPEFTNQYDIGFTYQKTYDHQVLKSIYFKADGYYNKVENKIIAVPTTNLFRWMMTNLGDVQIIGSDVNIQAELDLGKVILKPLLSYTYQSARDFTEKGESYYGDQIPYVPWHSGTFTLMADYKEWSFNYSFMYTGKRYDAQQNNIEYNLIRPWYTHDLSIQKKFNWYSHQFKVSFEVNNTLNQHYDVVRNYPMPGRNFKLIVSYTL
- a CDS encoding YncE family protein; its protein translation is MKKISYYVFLFIAFSLLSCRTDEYTPKEEVETGLTQPENTAIKGFYVLNEGNMGSNKCTLDFFDYTTGNYRRNIYAEINPNVVKELGDVGNDIQIYGGKLYVVVNVSNKIEVLDAKTAKRIKTIQLQNCRYIKFKDGKAYASSYAGPVDINPNSPKGKVVEIDTTSLAIQRQVTVGYQPEEIEIVGNQLFVANSGGYMVPNYDKTVSVIDLNTFTESKKINVAINLHRLKKDNYGDLYVSSRGDYYNVPSSLFLVDAATGTVKKDFHLAVSEMTIVNDKLYYYGNEFNYNTHSYTKTFGIIDVNTEQVISDKIIDQEYADAIKAPYGIAVNPITEDIYITDARNYVSTGFVYCFNKSGHFKWKTEGGNIPAHFTFLYK
- a CDS encoding cell surface protein — its product is MDRKILKIIPAVLVIFLLTGMSGCKSDRDEESSFKGLEESYTINRFKVLNIPANVPGKLTWSIKDSIISEGSELDFISPYAKTYPLTLKIEQNGNVKTYQSTIIVNKETDSYSKYIASVLDFRPAIGQFTNEIPEYLAGNTANTMLQKARESLIGSNSTMISLGGFGGYVVFGFDHTIPNMNGRDFKILGNAFWGNNANDPRSGSCEPGIIMVAYDRNKNGKPDDNEWYEIAGSEYFKNTTVKNYSITYFKPNETKLPVPGSEPWQTDIEYIKWQDNQGNTGFKTKNGFHDHSYFPLWISDASYSLSGTRLQNNFYDQSGNGSYWIGKSYDFGYADNAPNNDEASNIDISWAVDKSGKYVKLPGIDFVKVHTGINQEAGWLGEVSTEVAGAYDLYIK